In Hippocampus zosterae strain Florida chromosome 21, ASM2543408v3, whole genome shotgun sequence, the genomic window CGACGTCGCAAAATGTGATGCAATTTATGTGACGATGGACAGAATCAAAAAGTGACCCTTTTGTGACCGCCTTGCGTTCAGGATGCTGTTGGCACTCAGGCGCCTGGCGGCAGATCTCCGCGGGGGTTTGCGGCTGAGGAATACGTGGCGGGAGCGTCCGCACGGatttcctcctccgccgcccccCGCCCGCCTCTCGTCTGGAGGCGAGCCATCGTCGGCCAAGCTGAAGCTGAGGACGCGCGCGGCGGCGACGCTGCTGCTGGCCGGCGGCCTGCTGGCGGCGTGGGCCCGGGTGGACGCCGAAAAGCGGCGGGGGGAGCGGCGGGCGCGGGCCGAGGAGCTGCGGCGGGTGGCGCTGGGTCGGGGCGACTTCAGCCTGGTGGACCACAGCGGGCGGCGCCGCACCAAGCGGGACTTCCTGGGCCGCTGGGTGCTGCTCTACTTCGGCTTCACGCGCTGTCCCGACATCTGCCCCGACGAGCTGGACAAGATGAGCGCCGCCGTGGCCGAGCTGGACGCCGACGCCTCGCTGCCGCCCGTGCAGCCGCTCTTCATCACCGTCGACCCCGAGCGCGACCCCGTGGAGGCGCTGGCCCGCTACGTCAAAGACTTTCACCCCCGACTGGTAGGACGACCCGCAATGTTTTCGAAGGCGGGAACTCGCGCCGAGGGAATCCGACCGCGCGCCTCtccccaaaaatgcaaaaaagccGCCTTGACTTTTGGCAGCGGCGAGTCATATGGCCTCTGCGGTTTTGGTTATTTCGTATCGGTGGCGGATTGgatcagatggaaaaaaaatgcaaatcatgATGGAGAGGACGATTTCATTTGTGGCGAGGCAACATGCGAGTTTGTGCGGTGAAGGAAACGCGGCCATGAATGCGTTTGTGCGCTTGGGCTCTTTCTGAACCGGCAGGTGGGCCTGACGGGCACCCCGGAGGAGGTGCGAGAGGCCGGCCGCGACTTCCGCGTctacgccggccgcggcccgccgGACCAGGACGGCGACTACCTGGTGGACCACTCGGTCCTCATCTACCTGCTGGGCCCAGACGGACTCTTGGTGGACTACTACAACCGGCAGAAGGACAAGGAGCACATCGTGCAAAGCGTGCGGCGACAcatggccgagcgtggccgacTGTAACCTTGGCGGCGTGACGGGAGGAGCGACGCCGCCGCGGTCAAGTAAGGCAAGATTCCTCATTGGATTCCCTGAATGGGAAGCCACGGCATTTCACAATCCGCTACTCGTCGGGAGAAGACGCCCTCGATCAAATCACTGAATAAAAAGCGCAAAGATTTTCACCAGCTTTGTCAGGACGTGTTTATTGACTGGGAAAGATTAAAAAAGAGGAAGGGGGATAGAGTCCCCCGAGGAACTCCTTTCCAACGCTTGCTCTTCATCCTACGCGCGGACGCGCTTTTCACGCCGCAGGCCGGAGCTCTCCGTGGCCGCGATCACAGCAGGGCGCTTTCGGACGCAAGCGGTCGCCGCCGAGCAGAGTCAAGGCCATGGAGTCCACGCTCTCCTCCAGACCCGCCGCGCCGTCGATGGCCACCGTGTACTCGTTGGCCTGAAACGCAGGTCAGTGCTGGCGCGTGACGGTGGCGCCGTCGCGGCCGCGTCCCACCTACCAGATGCAGAGACGCCAGCAGGAAGCGGCAGGCTTCCGAGCCGTCCGAGCCGCGCACGATGGACGAGAAGGCGCGGCGCCGGCCCGCCCCGCCCAACGCCGACACGATCCTGTCGGCGTACTCGTGGATCTGGAGCGCCGGACGCGCCTCCTGCGTGGGGAAGGCGGCGTCAGGCGGAGAAAGGGGCCGGCCGGCctacggcggcggcgggggccgtCCCACCTGCTGGAGGAGTTTGGGACGGAGCTGGTCCTCCCACTCGTGGACGCGGCGGGACAAGGCCGTCTGCTGCGCATAGTCTTGACAGCTCCTCGCCATCTGCTCCTAAAGGTGCACGCACGTGTGACGCACTCCTCCCTTTGGCGCGAGGCGCGATGTCGTCACCTACCACTCGCAGCCTGACCAGCTCCTTGTAGCTCAGCTCGACTTCTGCGAAGCGATGTTGACGGCTCATCAGATCAGGAATCCGTCTTTGCATCGGTCATCTGCCCTCACCTGGAGACGCGTCGACTCCTTCTGCCTCAAACATTTGCTGCTCGTGGtggtcttcatcttcatctgccTCTGCGCACACTTCCGTAAGGCTCaggtgtgcacgcgtgtgtgtgtgcgcgcgtgtgttccCCAGGAGGTGGCGCTCACCGAATCCATCGCCCGGGTCCTGTTGCTTTCCTTGCGCCTCTGCGTTTTCCACCTCCAGAAGTCTCGACATCAGGTCCTCATCCGCGGCGTGAGTGCCAAATTCTTTCCCGGTG contains:
- the LOC127593572 gene encoding protein SCO2 homolog, mitochondrial; this encodes MRRRRSRRRRRSSSWDNRAHDSKQSTTASWLSLFLFFDSTSCFCASDKMLLALRRLAADLRGGLRLRNTWRERPHGFPPPPPPARLSSGGEPSSAKLKLRTRAAATLLLAGGLLAAWARVDAEKRRGERRARAEELRRVALGRGDFSLVDHSGRRRTKRDFLGRWVLLYFGFTRCPDICPDELDKMSAAVAELDADASLPPVQPLFITVDPERDPVEALARYVKDFHPRLVGLTGTPEEVREAGRDFRVYAGRGPPDQDGDYLVDHSVLIYLLGPDGLLVDYYNRQKDKEHIVQSVRRHMAERGRL